From Micromonospora echinospora, one genomic window encodes:
- a CDS encoding SCO4848 family membrane protein, with amino-acid sequence MVLSRGWALFLVGVGVWTWAIWPRFAVAIWNDPRSWSTGTVGEGSGTGFLWIHALLIAASLTIGTAVGVLGVRGVLAQRRARSRSDQAV; translated from the coding sequence ATGGTGCTGTCACGTGGCTGGGCGCTCTTCCTTGTCGGTGTCGGGGTCTGGACCTGGGCGATCTGGCCGAGGTTCGCGGTCGCGATCTGGAACGACCCGAGGTCCTGGTCGACCGGGACGGTCGGCGAGGGCAGCGGTACCGGCTTTCTCTGGATCCACGCGCTGCTGATCGCCGCGTCCCTGACCATCGGCACGGCGGTCGGCGTGCTGGGTGTCCGGGGCGTGCTCGCCCAGCGGCGTGCCCGCAGCCGGTCTGACCAGGCGGTATAG
- a CDS encoding NADPH-dependent F420 reductase — MRIGIIGSGHIGGSLTRRLRDLGHDVTVANSRGPESLRDLAAETGATPGTVDQAARSGDLVVVAVPLKAVPQLPAEAFEGRVVVDANNYYPQRDGDVPEIADRSVTSSRWTAEHLKGARLVKAFNNIQAQHLLEKGRPAGAPDRIALPVAADDEEAKRLVMEVVDALGFDPVDAGTLDGSWRQQPDTPVYGTDRDVEGVRQGLAEVRP; from the coding sequence ATGAGGATCGGCATCATCGGCTCGGGTCACATCGGTGGCTCCCTGACCCGACGGCTGCGGGACCTGGGCCACGACGTGACGGTGGCCAACTCGCGGGGCCCCGAGTCGCTACGCGACCTCGCTGCGGAGACCGGGGCGACCCCGGGGACCGTGGACCAGGCAGCCAGGAGCGGGGACCTCGTGGTGGTCGCCGTACCGCTGAAGGCCGTGCCGCAGCTGCCCGCTGAGGCTTTCGAGGGCCGCGTGGTGGTCGACGCCAACAACTACTACCCCCAACGGGACGGGGACGTTCCGGAGATCGCGGATCGGAGCGTCACCTCCAGCCGGTGGACCGCTGAGCATCTCAAGGGTGCCCGGCTGGTCAAGGCGTTCAACAACATCCAGGCGCAGCACCTGCTGGAGAAGGGCCGTCCGGCCGGCGCCCCGGACCGGATCGCCCTCCCGGTGGCCGCCGACGACGAAGAGGCCAAACGGCTCGTGATGGAGGTCGTCGACGCGCTCGGGTTCGACCCGGTCGACGCCGGGACCCTGGACGGGAGCTGGCGGCAGCAGCCGGACACCCCGGTCTACGGCACCGACCGGGACGTCGAGGGCGTACGGCAGGGGCTGGCCGAGGTACGGCCCTGA
- a CDS encoding VanW family protein, translated as MPVTLYGDKLPPADDRPTVQVTAVTWPAAEAGPPQPATGPEPTGPAPDPSAPRGGRRRRVVLAAGMATVLLAAGAGAGGYAYAGEVPRGTTVLGTEVGGKSRADAARALRAELDRRAVTLAAPVPVRIGDRTTEIMPADVGLTVDVEATVAAAVEAQAAPLSRLFGSRTVEPVVTVDPARLETVLEAAVGPQGRKMTMPKITYSGTTPKKVHPKPALTVDAQASAEALRRNWLGAEPVTVPLVEKHPATTAEEVDRLVAELAAPAVAAPVKLTTQKGSVTIPASAIARSLSFPADKTGKLTPKLDVKKLRTALGDKLAAIEVEPRDASMTLAGGTPKAVPSRPGQRLDDDALGRDLLAVLPKADGRTVDGVLKPVEAKLTTEKVTQLGIKEKVSSFTTHFTGGLSSARSKNIVQIAKDVDGTVVQPGETFSLNGHTGERGYKQGYHDAPVILDGKLVPGVGGGTSQFTTTLFNAIYYAGLEDVEHKPHSYWFSRYPAVIESTIFYPNLDFKFRNNTPYGVMIDTSYTSSSVTVAIWGTKIYDSVKTEYSPRRNITRPKVIHLEPGPSCIATNGINGFTQDAYRIIRKDGEVVKREKFTWTYQAEPRFVCGP; from the coding sequence CTGCCTGTGACTCTGTACGGCGACAAGCTGCCTCCCGCCGACGACCGGCCGACCGTCCAGGTCACCGCGGTCACCTGGCCCGCCGCCGAGGCCGGGCCGCCCCAACCGGCCACCGGTCCGGAGCCCACCGGTCCCGCACCGGATCCGTCCGCCCCGCGCGGCGGGCGACGGCGACGGGTGGTGCTCGCCGCCGGGATGGCGACGGTACTGCTGGCCGCCGGCGCCGGCGCGGGCGGTTACGCGTACGCCGGCGAGGTCCCGCGTGGCACCACGGTGCTCGGCACCGAGGTGGGCGGCAAGAGCCGGGCGGACGCGGCCCGGGCGCTCCGGGCCGAACTGGACCGCCGGGCCGTCACTCTCGCCGCCCCCGTGCCGGTACGCATCGGCGACCGGACCACCGAGATCATGCCGGCCGACGTCGGGCTGACGGTGGACGTGGAGGCGACCGTGGCGGCGGCCGTCGAGGCCCAGGCCGCCCCGCTCAGTCGCCTCTTCGGCTCCCGTACGGTCGAGCCGGTGGTGACGGTCGACCCGGCCCGGTTGGAGACCGTGCTGGAGGCGGCGGTCGGCCCGCAGGGACGCAAGATGACCATGCCGAAGATCACCTACAGCGGCACCACCCCGAAGAAGGTCCATCCGAAGCCCGCCCTCACCGTCGACGCGCAGGCCTCCGCCGAGGCGTTGCGCAGGAACTGGCTCGGCGCGGAGCCGGTCACCGTGCCGCTGGTCGAGAAGCACCCGGCCACCACCGCCGAGGAGGTCGACCGTCTGGTGGCCGAACTGGCCGCGCCGGCGGTCGCCGCACCGGTCAAGCTGACCACCCAGAAGGGGTCGGTGACCATCCCGGCGAGCGCGATCGCCCGGAGCCTGAGCTTCCCCGCCGACAAGACCGGCAAGCTCACTCCCAAGCTCGACGTCAAGAAGCTCCGGACCGCCCTGGGCGACAAGCTGGCCGCCATCGAGGTGGAGCCCCGGGACGCCTCGATGACCCTGGCGGGTGGAACGCCGAAGGCCGTCCCGAGTCGCCCCGGACAACGCCTCGACGACGACGCCCTGGGCCGCGACCTGCTCGCCGTCCTGCCGAAGGCCGACGGCCGTACGGTCGACGGCGTGCTCAAGCCGGTCGAGGCCAAGCTGACCACCGAGAAGGTCACGCAGCTCGGCATCAAGGAGAAGGTGTCCAGCTTCACCACCCACTTCACCGGTGGCCTCTCCTCGGCGCGCAGCAAGAACATCGTCCAGATCGCCAAGGACGTCGACGGCACGGTGGTCCAGCCCGGCGAGACGTTCTCCCTCAACGGTCACACCGGTGAGCGCGGCTACAAGCAGGGCTACCACGACGCGCCGGTCATCCTCGACGGAAAGCTCGTGCCCGGGGTCGGCGGCGGGACGTCCCAGTTCACCACCACCCTGTTCAACGCCATCTACTACGCCGGGCTGGAGGACGTCGAGCACAAGCCGCACTCGTACTGGTTCAGCCGGTACCCCGCGGTGATCGAGTCGACGATCTTCTACCCGAACCTCGACTTCAAGTTCCGCAACAACACCCCGTACGGGGTCATGATCGACACCTCGTACACGTCGAGTTCGGTGACCGTGGCGATCTGGGGCACCAAGATCTACGACAGCGTGAAGACCGAGTACAGCCCTCGCCGGAACATCACCAGGCCGAAGGTCATCCACCTGGAGCCCGGACCGTCCTGCATCGCCACCAACGGCATCAACGGCTTCACCCAGGACGCGTACCGGATCATCCGCAAGGACGGCGAGGTCGTGAAGCGGGAGAAGTTCACCTGGACCTACCAGGCCGAACCGCGCTTCGTCTGCGGGCCGTAG
- a CDS encoding DUF6230 family protein, protein MQDSTDSPTQGGVRWRRFAAMLVPTTVVAGAIVVGMANGAIAASFAVSGQTFKVSASKLEGDGFKQYGGMVEEKDGTTHPVAVSEITRADLHNLCQSVKIPNMPIVLTINAGGGGKPATASGLLIDMESLEGDATFSNIKIGRDATDLNAKATPKSFGQSADSVVITDLKQVARSTSAGTFTLTGLKLKVNVGAEAKECF, encoded by the coding sequence GTGCAGGATTCCACCGACTCCCCGACCCAGGGCGGTGTGCGCTGGCGTCGGTTCGCCGCCATGCTGGTGCCCACCACCGTCGTCGCCGGTGCCATCGTCGTCGGCATGGCCAACGGTGCCATCGCGGCGTCCTTCGCCGTTTCCGGGCAGACGTTCAAGGTCAGCGCCTCCAAGCTGGAGGGCGACGGCTTCAAGCAGTACGGCGGCATGGTCGAGGAGAAGGACGGCACCACCCACCCGGTCGCCGTCTCGGAGATCACCCGCGCCGACCTCCACAACCTCTGCCAGTCGGTGAAGATCCCGAACATGCCGATCGTGCTCACCATCAACGCCGGTGGTGGCGGCAAGCCGGCCACCGCCAGCGGTCTGCTGATCGACATGGAATCGCTGGAGGGCGACGCCACCTTCTCGAACATCAAGATCGGACGGGACGCCACCGACCTGAACGCGAAGGCCACGCCGAAGTCGTTCGGGCAGAGCGCGGACAGCGTCGTCATCACCGACCTGAAGCAGGTGGCCCGCTCGACGAGCGCCGGCACCTTCACCCTGACCGGGCTCAAGTTGAAGGTGAACGTCGGCGCCGAGGCCAAGGAGTGCTTCTGA
- a CDS encoding DUF6114 domain-containing protein — MTSADPQHARSGGFSQTRRRFHRWRRSRPFWGGLLTALAGVQIFGTTQMSLGGLTFQIGPTGFLSWVIPTILVACGMFMWFTPQHRMFYAVVAAVTALFSLIGVNLGGFFVGLLLGMVGSALGFAWAPARAPAASVTGEAVPSGEPPVVAQSTAVPPAGAPSAGPGPAGGSGSSGGSGPSGGSGSSAGPEADDPDRTLVDEIMPVDRAAGPSPRDPRFLAGAVALLGLGTAVLLALNGPMPVRAAPLGSDCPTPTASAPSGPPTTPGPSATPDPGDDTPTPDPGTARPTTPAGPDADPVTSARPDAGPATDVGGNGDLRTGDDAREQPDPTPVGTTPAATPGRPPAARPAPAATSAAPPACATPTPGEPDESEQPEPVRPGKPLPRIDADPETPTVGTPSKLTGSKVVMTGIRFEGVVDLRTIDSTLRALKFSMRRAVTDDFALQSAGTAGTPLRYVTDQLTVDGDVAFYATRFTGRIALLGGPGLVTVTLTPDLPFPDGIPITAPQLVFQDPVIDLAFVDCDVLTTGDEPLRLTLP, encoded by the coding sequence GTGACAAGCGCGGACCCGCAGCATGCCCGTTCGGGCGGGTTCAGCCAGACGAGGCGGAGATTCCACCGGTGGCGGCGGAGCCGGCCGTTCTGGGGCGGGCTGCTGACCGCCCTGGCCGGTGTGCAGATCTTCGGCACCACCCAGATGAGCCTCGGCGGCCTGACGTTCCAGATCGGGCCGACCGGATTTCTCTCCTGGGTGATCCCCACCATCCTGGTGGCCTGCGGGATGTTCATGTGGTTCACCCCGCAGCACCGGATGTTCTACGCCGTCGTCGCGGCGGTCACCGCGCTGTTCTCGCTGATCGGCGTCAACCTCGGCGGCTTCTTCGTCGGCCTGCTGCTGGGCATGGTCGGCAGCGCGCTCGGCTTCGCCTGGGCGCCCGCCCGTGCGCCGGCAGCGTCCGTCACCGGGGAAGCGGTGCCTTCCGGTGAGCCGCCCGTCGTCGCGCAGTCCACTGCCGTGCCGCCCGCCGGTGCCCCGTCGGCTGGACCGGGCCCGGCGGGTGGATCAGGCTCGTCGGGTGGATCGGGCCCGTCGGGTGGATCGGGCTCGTCGGCCGGGCCCGAGGCGGACGACCCGGACCGGACCCTGGTCGACGAGATCATGCCCGTCGACCGGGCGGCCGGACCGTCCCCCCGCGATCCCCGGTTCCTCGCCGGGGCGGTGGCCCTGCTCGGCCTCGGCACGGCCGTTCTGCTGGCCCTGAACGGCCCGATGCCGGTGCGGGCCGCCCCGCTCGGCTCCGACTGCCCCACGCCGACCGCCTCGGCCCCGTCCGGCCCGCCCACCACCCCGGGGCCGTCGGCCACCCCGGACCCCGGTGACGACACCCCGACCCCCGATCCCGGTACGGCTCGCCCGACCACGCCCGCCGGACCGGACGCTGACCCGGTCACCTCCGCCCGACCGGACGCCGGACCGGCCACCGACGTCGGGGGAAACGGGGACCTCCGTACCGGGGACGACGCCCGGGAGCAGCCGGACCCGACCCCGGTCGGGACCACGCCGGCGGCCACCCCGGGCCGACCGCCCGCGGCGCGCCCCGCCCCGGCCGCGACGTCCGCCGCCCCGCCGGCCTGCGCGACTCCCACACCCGGCGAGCCTGACGAGTCCGAGCAGCCCGAGCCGGTCCGGCCGGGCAAGCCGTTGCCCCGGATCGATGCCGACCCGGAAACGCCCACGGTGGGTACGCCGTCGAAGCTCACCGGCTCGAAGGTGGTGATGACCGGGATCCGCTTCGAGGGGGTCGTCGACCTGAGGACGATCGACAGCACCCTGCGGGCGTTGAAGTTCAGCATGCGTCGGGCGGTGACCGACGACTTCGCACTCCAGTCGGCCGGCACCGCCGGAACCCCGCTGCGCTACGTCACCGACCAGCTCACCGTCGACGGCGACGTGGCGTTCTACGCCACCCGGTTCACCGGTCGAATCGCCCTGCTCGGCGGTCCCGGTCTGGTCACCGTCACGCTCACCCCGGACCTGCCGTTCCCGGACGGCATCCCGATCACCGCGCCGCAGCTCGTCTTCCAGGACCCGGTGATCGACCTGGCCTTCGTCGACTGCGACGTCCTCACCACCGGGGACGAACCGCTCCGGCTGACCCTGCCCTGA